One genomic region from Bactrocera tryoni isolate S06 chromosome 3, CSIRO_BtryS06_freeze2, whole genome shotgun sequence encodes:
- the LOC120770903 gene encoding SET and MYND domain-containing protein 4 isoform X2 yields the protein MEKYSFSELLAYQVSNTKIVNSENELSIILDIKNNQNFPTNRRMSSAWLKAIKSTHQRNASSVQHAIQSAIRLREEGNNYYNSKSGSKFDNMINAAQRYTQAIFTAIENTESLALAYANRAMALQELEYYQQAYDDCVCALETNHYPVKLLHKIKIRQAFCAYYLKDSEKLKKHLEELEKSTLNENFSQRVKELQKGLKILDEETKIKTEETINTVLKLKESTVVIDTKVATRGRYMIAKNAIKSGEVIFNERISSFVPVEGCQICQQCGAMLMIPIPCHDCNCSIIYCSLKCRRNHKSVHQNECTGYLCRLFEQIGISHLALRVVLEDFPAILPIVSYETDIYKLWQTLITPDSSLYTKTDVNYVQTLQMVTHMQKMCLPNKLWFALVADFLVVYLKDYTNFFAISNKTKLKQCDWESIVSALIFRHIGQFIVNAHTCSSISPTCYDVTSTTNRFGILLVPHIWTKHLHLKRGMLHSFSETKEVSAANLPYLSMCNHACGPTLCPKFSGRNFYALADSNIEKGAEILNCYTVNYKNSLRNIRRAYLKEIYHFNCTCTYCQKPDPDKSYLKYHVYKCRNPTCGEKFVPTDKQDVSPALHWWQLENGGVSCTICSEEQSVEWFMNFTELLENTNNAQTRLELFRIYDMVDSFLVDFHSLKMEMGNDLMKMLIKSYNAGVIFNTFELNKLVSILNFCQRATIERWGLQSIEYVTKMSVLWDFIAVGLYQSTQLELKTMLKALDVISDEYKQVFLNYYNDYLQNK from the exons atggaaaaatacagTTTTTCTGAGCTTTTAGCGTATCAAGTTTCGAATACAAAAATAGTGAACTCTGAAAATGAGCTCAGTATCattttagatattaaaaataaccaaaacttTCCTACGAATCGTCGTATGTCCTCCGCATGGCTAAAAGCTATAAAGTCTACCCATCAAAGGAATGCCAGTTCTGTTCAACATGCCATTCAATCTGCTATTCGACTGCGTGAAGAAGGAAATAACTATTACAATTCAAAATCTGGAAGTAAATTTGATAATATGATTAATGCTGCTCAACGATATACTCAAGCTATATTCACTGCAATCGAAAATACTGAATCTTTAGCACTGGCTTATGCTAATCGTGCAATGGCGTTACAGGAATTAGAATACTATCAACAAGCGTACGACGATTGTGTTTGCGCACTTGAGACAAACCATTATCCAGTGaagcttttacacaaaattaaaatacgtCAGGCTTTTTGTGCATACTATTTAAAGGATTCTGAGAAACTCAAAAAACATTTAGAAGAATTGGAGAAAAGTActctaaatgaaaattttagtcAGAGAGTAAAAGAATTACAAAAAGGGTTGAAAATTTTAGATGAGGAAACCAAAATCAAAACGGAGGAAACCATTAATACGGTTTTGAAATTAAAGGAATCTACCGTAGT AATTGACACAAAAGTGGCTACCCGTGGGAGATATATGATTGCTAAAAACGCCATAAAATCTGGTgaagtaatttttaatgaaaggATCAGTTCTTTTGTACCTGTAGAGGGATGTCAAATATGCCAACAATGCGGTGCTATGCTTATGATACCAATTCCCTGCCATGACTGTAATTGCAGCATAATTTACTGTTCCTTAAAGTGCCGTCGAAATCATAAAAGCGTGCATCAAAATGAATGTACGGGGTATCTCTGCCGATTATTTGAACAAATAGGCATTTCCCACCTAGCTTTAAGAGTTGTACTAGAGGATTTTCCTGCTATATTGCCAATAGTTTCCTATGAAACAGACATCTATAAACTTTGGCAGACATTGATAACACCTGATAGTTCGCTATATACCAAAACTGATGTGAATTATGTACAGACTCTACAAATGGTTACACATatgcaaaaaatgtgtttaccAAATAAGTTATGGTTTGCCCTCGTAGCTGATTTTTTAGTTGTATACCTTAAAGATTATACAAATTTCTTTGCAATTTCAAACAAAACGAAGCTGAAGCAATGTGATTGGGAGTCCATCGTCA GTGCTCTTATATTTCGACATATTGGCCAATTTATTGTTAATGCGCATACATGCTCTTCTATTTCGCCAACTTGTTACGACGTAACTTCTACTACTAACAGATTTGGCATTCTCCTGGTTCCTCATATATGGACAAAGCATCTCCATCTGAAACGTGGTATGTTACATTCATTCAGTGAAACTAAAGAAGTATCGGCAGCAAACCTCCCATACCTTAGTATGTGTAATCATGCCTGTGGACCCACACTGTGCCCAAAATTCTCAGGAAGAAATTTTTATGCACTAGCTGATAGTAATATAGAAAAAGGTGCTGAAATTCTCAATTGTTATACCGTTAACTATAAAAATTCGCTTCGAAATATTCGTAGAGCATACTTAAAAGAGATTTATCATTTTAATTGCACCTGTACATATTGTCAAAAACCCGATCCTGACAAATCCTAC CTAAAATATCATGTATATAAATGCAGAAATCCAACATGTGGTGAAAAGTTTGTGCCAACAGATAAACAAGACGTTTCCCCAGCTCTTCATTGGTGGCAGTTAGAAAACGGAGGAGTATCGTGCACGATCTGCTCTGAGGAACAGAGTGTTGAATGGTTTATGAATTTTACAGAGTTATTGGAAaacacaaataatgcacaaactCGTTTGGAACTGTTCCGCATTTATGACATGGTCGATAGTTTCCTGGTGGATTTTCACTCATTAAAGatggaaatgggaaatgatttGATGAAAATGCTTATTAAGTCTTACAATG ctgGCGTAATATTTAACACATTCGAGTTGAACAAATTAGTGTCAATTCTCAATTTTTGCCAAAGAGCCACTATTGAACGATGGGGTTTACAGTCCATTGAGTACGTTACTAAAATGTCAGTTTTGTGGGACTTTATAGCCGTTGGACTATACCAATCTACGCaattagaattaaaaacaaTGTTGAAAGCACTTGATGTAATATCAGACGaatataaacaagtttttttgaattattataaCGATTaccttcaaaataaataa
- the LOC120770903 gene encoding SET and MYND domain-containing protein 4 isoform X3 has translation MSSAWLKAIKSTHQRNASSVQHAIQSAIRLREEGNNYYNSKSGSKFDNMINAAQRYTQAIFTAIENTESLALAYANRAMALQELEYYQQAYDDCVCALETNHYPVKLLHKIKIRQAFCAYYLKDSEKLKKHLEELEKSTLNENFSQRVKELQKGLKILDEETKIKTEETINTVLKLKESTVVRIDTKVATRGRYMIAKNAIKSGEVIFNERISSFVPVEGCQICQQCGAMLMIPIPCHDCNCSIIYCSLKCRRNHKSVHQNECTGYLCRLFEQIGISHLALRVVLEDFPAILPIVSYETDIYKLWQTLITPDSSLYTKTDVNYVQTLQMVTHMQKMCLPNKLWFALVADFLVVYLKDYTNFFAISNKTKLKQCDWESIVSALIFRHIGQFIVNAHTCSSISPTCYDVTSTTNRFGILLVPHIWTKHLHLKRGMLHSFSETKEVSAANLPYLSMCNHACGPTLCPKFSGRNFYALADSNIEKGAEILNCYTVNYKNSLRNIRRAYLKEIYHFNCTCTYCQKPDPDKSYLKYHVYKCRNPTCGEKFVPTDKQDVSPALHWWQLENGGVSCTICSEEQSVEWFMNFTELLENTNNAQTRLELFRIYDMVDSFLVDFHSLKMEMGNDLMKMLIKSYNAGVIFNTFELNKLVSILNFCQRATIERWGLQSIEYVTKMSVLWDFIAVGLYQSTQLELKTMLKALDVISDEYKQVFLNYYNDYLQNK, from the exons ATGTCCTCCGCATGGCTAAAAGCTATAAAGTCTACCCATCAAAGGAATGCCAGTTCTGTTCAACATGCCATTCAATCTGCTATTCGACTGCGTGAAGAAGGAAATAACTATTACAATTCAAAATCTGGAAGTAAATTTGATAATATGATTAATGCTGCTCAACGATATACTCAAGCTATATTCACTGCAATCGAAAATACTGAATCTTTAGCACTGGCTTATGCTAATCGTGCAATGGCGTTACAGGAATTAGAATACTATCAACAAGCGTACGACGATTGTGTTTGCGCACTTGAGACAAACCATTATCCAGTGaagcttttacacaaaattaaaatacgtCAGGCTTTTTGTGCATACTATTTAAAGGATTCTGAGAAACTCAAAAAACATTTAGAAGAATTGGAGAAAAGTActctaaatgaaaattttagtcAGAGAGTAAAAGAATTACAAAAAGGGTTGAAAATTTTAGATGAGGAAACCAAAATCAAAACGGAGGAAACCATTAATACGGTTTTGAAATTAAAGGAATCTACCGTAGT AAGAATTGACACAAAAGTGGCTACCCGTGGGAGATATATGATTGCTAAAAACGCCATAAAATCTGGTgaagtaatttttaatgaaaggATCAGTTCTTTTGTACCTGTAGAGGGATGTCAAATATGCCAACAATGCGGTGCTATGCTTATGATACCAATTCCCTGCCATGACTGTAATTGCAGCATAATTTACTGTTCCTTAAAGTGCCGTCGAAATCATAAAAGCGTGCATCAAAATGAATGTACGGGGTATCTCTGCCGATTATTTGAACAAATAGGCATTTCCCACCTAGCTTTAAGAGTTGTACTAGAGGATTTTCCTGCTATATTGCCAATAGTTTCCTATGAAACAGACATCTATAAACTTTGGCAGACATTGATAACACCTGATAGTTCGCTATATACCAAAACTGATGTGAATTATGTACAGACTCTACAAATGGTTACACATatgcaaaaaatgtgtttaccAAATAAGTTATGGTTTGCCCTCGTAGCTGATTTTTTAGTTGTATACCTTAAAGATTATACAAATTTCTTTGCAATTTCAAACAAAACGAAGCTGAAGCAATGTGATTGGGAGTCCATCGTCA GTGCTCTTATATTTCGACATATTGGCCAATTTATTGTTAATGCGCATACATGCTCTTCTATTTCGCCAACTTGTTACGACGTAACTTCTACTACTAACAGATTTGGCATTCTCCTGGTTCCTCATATATGGACAAAGCATCTCCATCTGAAACGTGGTATGTTACATTCATTCAGTGAAACTAAAGAAGTATCGGCAGCAAACCTCCCATACCTTAGTATGTGTAATCATGCCTGTGGACCCACACTGTGCCCAAAATTCTCAGGAAGAAATTTTTATGCACTAGCTGATAGTAATATAGAAAAAGGTGCTGAAATTCTCAATTGTTATACCGTTAACTATAAAAATTCGCTTCGAAATATTCGTAGAGCATACTTAAAAGAGATTTATCATTTTAATTGCACCTGTACATATTGTCAAAAACCCGATCCTGACAAATCCTAC CTAAAATATCATGTATATAAATGCAGAAATCCAACATGTGGTGAAAAGTTTGTGCCAACAGATAAACAAGACGTTTCCCCAGCTCTTCATTGGTGGCAGTTAGAAAACGGAGGAGTATCGTGCACGATCTGCTCTGAGGAACAGAGTGTTGAATGGTTTATGAATTTTACAGAGTTATTGGAAaacacaaataatgcacaaactCGTTTGGAACTGTTCCGCATTTATGACATGGTCGATAGTTTCCTGGTGGATTTTCACTCATTAAAGatggaaatgggaaatgatttGATGAAAATGCTTATTAAGTCTTACAATG ctgGCGTAATATTTAACACATTCGAGTTGAACAAATTAGTGTCAATTCTCAATTTTTGCCAAAGAGCCACTATTGAACGATGGGGTTTACAGTCCATTGAGTACGTTACTAAAATGTCAGTTTTGTGGGACTTTATAGCCGTTGGACTATACCAATCTACGCaattagaattaaaaacaaTGTTGAAAGCACTTGATGTAATATCAGACGaatataaacaagtttttttgaattattataaCGATTaccttcaaaataaataa
- the LOC120770903 gene encoding SET and MYND domain-containing protein 4 isoform X1, with product MEKYSFSELLAYQVSNTKIVNSENELSIILDIKNNQNFPTNRRMSSAWLKAIKSTHQRNASSVQHAIQSAIRLREEGNNYYNSKSGSKFDNMINAAQRYTQAIFTAIENTESLALAYANRAMALQELEYYQQAYDDCVCALETNHYPVKLLHKIKIRQAFCAYYLKDSEKLKKHLEELEKSTLNENFSQRVKELQKGLKILDEETKIKTEETINTVLKLKESTVVRIDTKVATRGRYMIAKNAIKSGEVIFNERISSFVPVEGCQICQQCGAMLMIPIPCHDCNCSIIYCSLKCRRNHKSVHQNECTGYLCRLFEQIGISHLALRVVLEDFPAILPIVSYETDIYKLWQTLITPDSSLYTKTDVNYVQTLQMVTHMQKMCLPNKLWFALVADFLVVYLKDYTNFFAISNKTKLKQCDWESIVSALIFRHIGQFIVNAHTCSSISPTCYDVTSTTNRFGILLVPHIWTKHLHLKRGMLHSFSETKEVSAANLPYLSMCNHACGPTLCPKFSGRNFYALADSNIEKGAEILNCYTVNYKNSLRNIRRAYLKEIYHFNCTCTYCQKPDPDKSYLKYHVYKCRNPTCGEKFVPTDKQDVSPALHWWQLENGGVSCTICSEEQSVEWFMNFTELLENTNNAQTRLELFRIYDMVDSFLVDFHSLKMEMGNDLMKMLIKSYNAGVIFNTFELNKLVSILNFCQRATIERWGLQSIEYVTKMSVLWDFIAVGLYQSTQLELKTMLKALDVISDEYKQVFLNYYNDYLQNK from the exons atggaaaaatacagTTTTTCTGAGCTTTTAGCGTATCAAGTTTCGAATACAAAAATAGTGAACTCTGAAAATGAGCTCAGTATCattttagatattaaaaataaccaaaacttTCCTACGAATCGTCGTATGTCCTCCGCATGGCTAAAAGCTATAAAGTCTACCCATCAAAGGAATGCCAGTTCTGTTCAACATGCCATTCAATCTGCTATTCGACTGCGTGAAGAAGGAAATAACTATTACAATTCAAAATCTGGAAGTAAATTTGATAATATGATTAATGCTGCTCAACGATATACTCAAGCTATATTCACTGCAATCGAAAATACTGAATCTTTAGCACTGGCTTATGCTAATCGTGCAATGGCGTTACAGGAATTAGAATACTATCAACAAGCGTACGACGATTGTGTTTGCGCACTTGAGACAAACCATTATCCAGTGaagcttttacacaaaattaaaatacgtCAGGCTTTTTGTGCATACTATTTAAAGGATTCTGAGAAACTCAAAAAACATTTAGAAGAATTGGAGAAAAGTActctaaatgaaaattttagtcAGAGAGTAAAAGAATTACAAAAAGGGTTGAAAATTTTAGATGAGGAAACCAAAATCAAAACGGAGGAAACCATTAATACGGTTTTGAAATTAAAGGAATCTACCGTAGT AAGAATTGACACAAAAGTGGCTACCCGTGGGAGATATATGATTGCTAAAAACGCCATAAAATCTGGTgaagtaatttttaatgaaaggATCAGTTCTTTTGTACCTGTAGAGGGATGTCAAATATGCCAACAATGCGGTGCTATGCTTATGATACCAATTCCCTGCCATGACTGTAATTGCAGCATAATTTACTGTTCCTTAAAGTGCCGTCGAAATCATAAAAGCGTGCATCAAAATGAATGTACGGGGTATCTCTGCCGATTATTTGAACAAATAGGCATTTCCCACCTAGCTTTAAGAGTTGTACTAGAGGATTTTCCTGCTATATTGCCAATAGTTTCCTATGAAACAGACATCTATAAACTTTGGCAGACATTGATAACACCTGATAGTTCGCTATATACCAAAACTGATGTGAATTATGTACAGACTCTACAAATGGTTACACATatgcaaaaaatgtgtttaccAAATAAGTTATGGTTTGCCCTCGTAGCTGATTTTTTAGTTGTATACCTTAAAGATTATACAAATTTCTTTGCAATTTCAAACAAAACGAAGCTGAAGCAATGTGATTGGGAGTCCATCGTCA GTGCTCTTATATTTCGACATATTGGCCAATTTATTGTTAATGCGCATACATGCTCTTCTATTTCGCCAACTTGTTACGACGTAACTTCTACTACTAACAGATTTGGCATTCTCCTGGTTCCTCATATATGGACAAAGCATCTCCATCTGAAACGTGGTATGTTACATTCATTCAGTGAAACTAAAGAAGTATCGGCAGCAAACCTCCCATACCTTAGTATGTGTAATCATGCCTGTGGACCCACACTGTGCCCAAAATTCTCAGGAAGAAATTTTTATGCACTAGCTGATAGTAATATAGAAAAAGGTGCTGAAATTCTCAATTGTTATACCGTTAACTATAAAAATTCGCTTCGAAATATTCGTAGAGCATACTTAAAAGAGATTTATCATTTTAATTGCACCTGTACATATTGTCAAAAACCCGATCCTGACAAATCCTAC CTAAAATATCATGTATATAAATGCAGAAATCCAACATGTGGTGAAAAGTTTGTGCCAACAGATAAACAAGACGTTTCCCCAGCTCTTCATTGGTGGCAGTTAGAAAACGGAGGAGTATCGTGCACGATCTGCTCTGAGGAACAGAGTGTTGAATGGTTTATGAATTTTACAGAGTTATTGGAAaacacaaataatgcacaaactCGTTTGGAACTGTTCCGCATTTATGACATGGTCGATAGTTTCCTGGTGGATTTTCACTCATTAAAGatggaaatgggaaatgatttGATGAAAATGCTTATTAAGTCTTACAATG ctgGCGTAATATTTAACACATTCGAGTTGAACAAATTAGTGTCAATTCTCAATTTTTGCCAAAGAGCCACTATTGAACGATGGGGTTTACAGTCCATTGAGTACGTTACTAAAATGTCAGTTTTGTGGGACTTTATAGCCGTTGGACTATACCAATCTACGCaattagaattaaaaacaaTGTTGAAAGCACTTGATGTAATATCAGACGaatataaacaagtttttttgaattattataaCGATTaccttcaaaataaataa
- the LOC120770904 gene encoding exocyst complex component 3, translated as MDLQQLEEEARQAALKDIKNMLQRPGQLEKVDQFLHRVARKKASVEALLKTGMQNQLDGVRVGLKQLETCLQDVKEVRQRMQEVDRLLEGVPDIYDALEVVREENTKHSQYATAMENLKHIFNVEASVSKTMTLIDEDKLLNAHQCLADLENSRDDLLYELHKQPKQHASDKITLKRHFETVDTVSQALEKKLRLILSRTLNTVRKEPTVIVTALRIIEREEKNDQFALQQQKVTGFLPPGRPKKWRSMALKILQEAVVTRIEGSKLEERADNKMWLVRDLEILRQIILEDLRVVKSLCVPCFPPHYNIFNEYVKMYHEGLSSYLDNIAKSGLEGNEYVSMLSWVMNTYPGVELMSHPDLRVDIQQVVGPLLRPEHLKSLEDEYLRNMQRNYQEWMTKTAETEKQEWFSDQPPEQEQYYHTSAPVIIFQMIDQHLQVTNTIHSELTFKALVMSIQQVEVFGQSYLKNVIELKEHHFRNRDQIKYFTHYIITIVNNSQQMVELAQQMKQLYWPKSRTEHYEDFEKLLTTFQRIRAHATNYLLEEAFLDMECHFNDLFTLKWLGSAISVDTICVTLLDYFQDYKHLRPNNFEMVINEAQKLLAKRYIRALLSKRLSKTKSECEAITTKIKQESKRFKQCFEKIAPNLAMTDSPLDLITTLSELLSSDIELLVLDLHTLLGNYPSLSEDHIVRLFYLRNDVKASEVREKVQDAAKSKKAMVSVAKQDCIFKEIVFNDKLW; from the exons ATGGACTTACAGCAATTAGAGGAAGAGGCGCGCCAAGCAGCCTTaaaggatataaaaaatatgctgcAGCGTCCGGGTCAATTAGAAAAAGTAGATCAATTTCTTCATCGCGTTGCACGAAAAAAGGCTTCAGTGGAGGCTCTACTAAAAACTGGTATGCAAAATCAACTGGATGGAGTAAGAGTAGGACTAAAACAATTAGAAACGTGTTTACAAGATGTCAAAGAAGTTCGGCAACGTATGCAAGAAGTTGATCGATTGTTGGAAGGAGTACCAGATATATATGATGCATTAGAAGTTGTACGCGAAGAAAATACGAAACATTCACAGTACGCTACGGCCATGGAAAACCTTAAGCATATATTTAATGTCGAAGCAAGTGTTTCAAAAACGATGACACTCATTGATGAGGATAAACTATTAAATGCGCACCAGTGTCTAGCCGATTTGGAAAATTCCCGTGATGATTTGCTATACGAATTGCATAAACAACCTAAACAACATGCTTCGGACAAAATCACACTAAAACGACATTTTGAGACCGTGGACACAGTGTCCCAGGCACTTGAAAAGAAATTACGTCTCATACTAAGTCGAACATTGAATACTGTTCGTAAAGAGCCTACTGTCATAGTGACTGCATTACGAATAATTGAACGCGAGGAAAAGAATGATCAATTCGCTTTGCAGCAACAAAAAGTCACTGGATTTTTACCTCCAGGCAGACCGAAGAAATGGCGCTCAATGGCACTTAAGATATTGCAGGAAGCCGTTGTTACACGTATAGAAGGTTCAAAATTAGAGGAACGTGCTGATAATAAAATGTGGCTTGTAAGAGATCTTGAAATTTTACGACAAATAATTCTGGAGGATTTAAGAGTTGTCAAATCATTATGTGTGCCCTGTTTTCCCCCACATTACAATATCTTCAACGAATATGTGAAAATGTACCACGAAGGATTGTCCTCTTAC CTCGATAATATTGCGAAATCTGGACTCGAAGGTAATGAATATGTATCAATGCTCTCATGGGTAATGAATACGTATCCTGGTGTGGAACTGATGTCACATCCTGACCTTAGAGTTGATATACAACAAGTTGTTGGACCTTTATTGCGTCCAGAACATCTCAAATCTCTTGAAGACGAGTACTTGCGCAATATGCAAAGAAACTATCAAGAATGGATGACAAAAACGGCAGAAACAGAAAAACAAGAGTGGTTCTCTGATCAACCGCCTGAACAAGAGCAGTACTATCACACATCAGCGCCAGTTATCATCTTTCAAATGATCGATCAACATTTACAAGTGACGAACACAATACACTCTGAATTAACATTTAAGGCATTGGTGATGAGTATTCAACAAGTGGAGGTATTCGGGCAAtcgtatttaaaaaatgttattgaattGAAGGAACATCATTTTCGTAACCGTGATCAAATCAAGTATTTCACACACTATATAATAACTATTGTTAATAATAGCCAACAGATGGTTGAATTGGCTCAACAAATGAAGCAGTTGTATTGGCCTAAATCTCGTACCGAACATTATGAAGATTTTGAGAAACTACTAACTACATTCCAGCGTATTAGAGCACATGCCACCAATTATTTACTCGAAGAAGCTTTCCTCGATATGGAATGTCACTTTAATgatttgtttacattaaaaTGGCTGGGGTCCGCAATTTCTGTGGATACCATATGTGTAACTTTATTGGACTATTTCCAG GATTATAAGCACTTGCGTCCTAATAACTTTGAAATGGTAATTAATGAAGCTCAAAAACTACTTGCCAAACGTTATATACGTGCTTTACTATCTAAACGTTTATCAAAGACAAAAAGCGAGTGTGAAGCAATCACTACAAAAATCAAGCAGGAGTCAAAACGTTTTAAGCAATGCTTCGAGAAAATAGCACCCAATTTAGCGATGACCGATAGCCCACTGGATTTAATTACAACGCTCTCAGAATTATTGTCAAGTGACATTGAATTACTTGTGTTAGATCTTCATACACTTCTGGGAAATTATCCTTCCTTAAGTGAAGATCATATTGTGCGGTTGTTCTATTTGCGTAACGATGTAAAGGCCAGTGAAGTACGTGAAAAGGTACAAGATGCTGCAAAATCGAAGAAGGCGATGGTGAGCGTAGCGAAACAAGATTGCATATTCAAAGAGATTGTTTTCAACGATAAATtgtggtaa